The sequence CTGGCTCTACCGGCGCTACTGGTGCCCAGGGACCGACTGGACCGACTGGACCACAGGGACCACAAGGACCACAAGGTATTGAAGGACCTGTAGGACCTACCGGACCTACTGGTGCTACTGGTGCCCAAGGACCTACTGGACCTACTGGTGCTACTGGTACCCAAGGACCTACTGGACCTACTGGTGCTACTGGTACCCAGGGACCGACTGGACCTACTGGTGCTACTGGTACCCAGGGACCTACTGGACCTACTGGTGCAACCGGACCTACCGGACCGACTGGCCCTACTGGCGCTACTGGTGCCCAGGGACCTACTGGACCTCAGGGACCTCAGGGACCACAAGGTATTGAAGGACCTGTTGGACCTACTGGACCGACTGGTGCTACCGGTGCCCAAGGACCTACCGGGCCTACTGGCTCTACCGGCGCTACTGGTGCCCAGGGACCTACTGGACCTACTGGACCACAGGGACCTCAGGGACCACAAGGTATTGAAGGACCTGTTGGACCTACCGGACCTACTGGTGCTACAGGGGCCCAAGGACCTACCGGGCCTACTGGACCTACTGGCGCTACTGGTGCCCAGGGACCTACCGGACCTACCGGACCTCAGGGACCTCTGGGGCCACAAGGTATTGAAGGACCTGTTGGACCTACTGGACCTACTGGTGCTACAGGGGCTCAAGGACCTACCGGGCCTACTGGCTCTACCGGCGCTACTGGTGCCCAGGGACCGACTGGCCCTACTGGACCACAAGGGCCTCAGGGACCACAAGGTATTGAAGGACCTGTTGGACCTACCGGACCTACTGGTGCTACAGGGGCCCAAGGACCTACTGGACCTACTGGCTCTACCGGCGCTACTGGTGCCCAGGGACCTACCGGACCTACTGGACCTCAGGGACCTCTGGGACCACAAGGTATCGAAGGACCTGTTGGACCTACCGGACCGACTGGTGCCCAAGGACCGACTGGACCGACTGGCTCTACCGGTACTACTGGTGCCCAGGGACCGACTGGACCGACTGGACCTCAAGGACCTCAGGGACCACAAGGAATTGAAGGATCTGTTGGACCCACTGGACCTACTGGGCCTACTGGCTCTACTGGACCGACTGGGCCTCAGGGATCAGAAGGACCTCAGGGACCACAAGGAATTGAGGGACCTGTTGGACCTACAGGACCGACTGGATCTACAGGACCGACTGGACCTACTGGGCCAACCGGCGCCAGCGGCGCCATTCCAACCGCGTTTTTTAATGCCAATCTCTCCGCTTCCGGAAGCTTTATTGATGTGCCGGTGGAGAATGTCATTTATCATTTACAATTTAGCACTGCCACGCAGTTGACGTTATTTTTAATGCCAGCCACTGTACCTGTACTAATAGATTTGAAACGTTCCAGCCAATTTGACACAACTGGAGTTGATGCGTTTACCAGAGATAATTTTACGCTTTCAGCTAGCTTAGATATTGATACCATCGTGTTCAATTCGTCCAGGGAAATGCATAGAACCTGGCTGCGGCAGCAGAATCCTGTTACCGGCTTATGGTCCTTGCACGAAATAGACCTTTTCGCTTCCAATGGCAGCGCTAGAGTCACCATTTGGATATACCAAATCTTCACGAATGTAAGCCTTTGATAAAGATTATTAGGTATGCTTAATTATTAATGGTCCCATTACCCCAGCAGTACAGTCTGGGATTTATAACCATCGGTGGCACTCAGGCGCAAAGCTTGCCTTTCTTCTATTCAGGAGGCCTGTTTATTCAGTAAAAAAGTCAAACGGAAGGAATATACCCTTATTTAATAATAGTAAAAGTCTCCATCACCCATAAACGGTTGGTAAAACGAATGGTAATAAGCCTTTATAGTCAGGCCAGCATTTTTAGATGCTGGCCTTCACTTTGTTCAAACCAGTATACTTTTGACTCGCTGAAGCTTCCGAAAGCACATCTATTGTTTTTACCCTTGAAATTTCTTATTATGATACTTAATTTAAATTACTTGTTGAAATATCTTCTCCTTTTTAAATTCCCAGGGACTCATTACTGGCAGCCGCTGCAAACGCATCTTAGTGTCAAACTGCTTATGGCGGCGCCTTAACGACCAGCCATTCCCTTTGATTGAATGATAAGTTTCAAAAAGACAGAACGACGGCGGGGACAGAGCTTAATCCTGTTCCCTATTATCGACAGCGCAATGTGGACAAGATATTAGGGTCAATTTACTTTTTAGTCCTTTCATTCTTTTCATAGCCTTCTCATAATCTTCTCATTTTACGGCTTTCTAAACAAACCGTTAAGTGAGAAGGTAAATTCGTGATTTTTCTACTCCCTTGATTTTGCAGGACTGAAATCATGTTTTACCAGTTTACGGGTTACTTAAATAGCGTTATAATGCATTTATAGAGGTCTGTTTCCATGAGTGCAAGCATGGTAAACAGGCATCTGGCTTAGCGTGCAAGACTAAATTCCACATACCTTTTTCGTGCAGGATTAAATTCGGCAGTGGATTCCGTCTTGTATATAGGTTTATTTTTTGAATAAGGAAGGCTTCAGTGAGACCTCATCTGCAGGGATTTCCCTGAGCTTAAGGAGTTTATGGAGCTTGTTATTCAAAAGAAGCTGGGACAGCCTGAACGGAGTGCAACTGTTCAGGCTGTCCCTCGCTTCGCTATTGATGTGGTTCATTAGTTTTATGGCATCAGCCTGTGTGTATGGATCCAGACTTTCGCCTTTGGGAATCACATAACGTATATATTCATGATTCTTTTCTATCATGCCTTTCTGCCAGGAACTGTTCGGATTACAGTAAAAAATCTTTGTGCGGATTTGGCCATTTCTATCACACTCCAGACGGGAAGGGAACTGGAATTCAGTTCCATTGTCGGTAAGAATAACCGGAAACAGTTCCCGAAAGGTTTCTATACCAAGCTTTTTCGTCAACTGATCAAATACTCCAATGACATGATCCTGGGTCTTTTCTTCCAAAACAAAAATCAGCATAAGAGAGCAGTTCCGAAAGAACATCGTCATAAAGGCCTGTTTGCTGTTATCTCGTCCACCTTCCACTGTGTCCATTTCCACAATCGGAATCATAGGATTTTCCTGTATGTATTTCTGAAAATCTTCATAGGTTCTGCCAATACGAAATTCCTTAGCAGCAAGGCTTATCCTTGTACCTGTTTTCCTTGGTTTACATTTATAACGCACTTTACGCCTTAGATCTATATTCCTGGCGGTAAATACACCCTGCTCAATGTAACTGTAAAGAGTTTTACGACTACAGGGAATCTCATGCCCATGAAAGGCATAGATATGGGCCAAGGATTGACCCTGCTTTAACAAAGGTGAAATTAAATCATCCAGCATTGCGATATCGGCAGGATTTTGGTTGATGCCTAAACGGCAGGATACAAGCAGTTCCTGATATGACTTATCCGCATTTTGGGCGATATAGAATGCTTTATGCTTATTACACCGTTTGCTTTTAGGGCAGCTATTGCAGACATAAGGAGCTTTTCGGACGGAAGGACATTGTGGTTCTTTGTATTCAGGACAAAGATAAGAACATTTAACAACCTGCAGTTTTACATCAAAACAGGATT is a genomic window of Lacrimispora sphenoides containing:
- a CDS encoding IS30 family transposase; this translates as MPKKKVYDQKHLSTSQRIHIEKGLNEGLSFAAIARKLDKHPSTITKEVKKYRTFQPYDADPQKPSRCALFKECTMRFLCDEKDCVKMCKSCFDVKLQVVKCSYLCPEYKEPQCPSVRKAPYVCNSCPKSKRCNKHKAFYIAQNADKSYQELLVSCRLGINQNPADIAMLDDLISPLLKQGQSLAHIYAFHGHEIPCSRKTLYSYIEQGVFTARNIDLRRKVRYKCKPRKTGTRISLAAKEFRIGRTYEDFQKYIQENPMIPIVEMDTVEGGRDNSKQAFMTMFFRNCSLMLIFVLEEKTQDHVIGVFDQLTKKLGIETFRELFPVILTDNGTEFQFPSRLECDRNGQIRTKIFYCNPNSSWQKGMIEKNHEYIRYVIPKGESLDPYTQADAIKLMNHINSEARDSLNSCTPFRLSQLLLNNKLHKLLKLREIPADEVSLKPSLFKK
- a CDS encoding collagen-like protein, encoding MNNCRNSDDFCCFDRCCCCRPKCRQGPTGPTGPTGPTGPTGPRGLQGPTGPRGLQGPTGPTGPTGAQGPTGPTGATGAQGPTGPTGATGPTGPQGPTGPTGATGAQGPTGPTGPTGATGAQGPIGPTGATGAQGPTGPTGATGAQGPTGPTGPQGPTGPTGATGAQGPTGPTGATGAQGPTGPTGATGAQGPTGPTGATGAQGPTGPQGPTGPTGTTGAQGPTGPTGPQGPTGPTGATGAQGPTGPTGATGAQGPTGPTGATGAQGPTGPTGATGAQGPTGPTGATGTQGPTGPTGPQGPTGPTGATGAQGPTGPTGATGAQGPTGPTGATGPQGPTGPTGATGAQGPTGPTGATGTQGPTGPTGVQGPTGPQGPQGPQGIEGSVGPTGPIGSTGPTGPTGPTGSTGATGAQGPTGPTGPQGPQGPQGIEGPVGPTGPTGATGAQGPTGPTGATGTQGPTGPTGATGTQGPTGPTGATGTQGPTGPTGATGPTGPTGPTGATGAQGPTGPQGPQGPQGIEGPVGPTGPTGATGAQGPTGPTGSTGATGAQGPTGPTGPQGPQGPQGIEGPVGPTGPTGATGAQGPTGPTGPTGATGAQGPTGPTGPQGPLGPQGIEGPVGPTGPTGATGAQGPTGPTGSTGATGAQGPTGPTGPQGPQGPQGIEGPVGPTGPTGATGAQGPTGPTGSTGATGAQGPTGPTGPQGPLGPQGIEGPVGPTGPTGAQGPTGPTGSTGTTGAQGPTGPTGPQGPQGPQGIEGSVGPTGPTGPTGSTGPTGPQGSEGPQGPQGIEGPVGPTGPTGSTGPTGPTGPTGASGAIPTAFFNANLSASGSFIDVPVENVIYHLQFSTATQLTLFLMPATVPVLIDLKRSSQFDTTGVDAFTRDNFTLSASLDIDTIVFNSSREMHRTWLRQQNPVTGLWSLHEIDLFASNGSARVTIWIYQIFTNVSL